From a single Pseudophryne corroboree isolate aPseCor3 chromosome 6, aPseCor3.hap2, whole genome shotgun sequence genomic region:
- the LOC134936101 gene encoding zinc finger protein 182-like: MMSPTGEKPHLCSECDRSFTYKSHLLIHQRIHTGEKPFTCSECSKCFSRNSHLVMHLRSHTGEKPFKCSECSKCFLNKSELVVHLRIHTGEKSFTCSECSKCFSQKSHLVTHQKIHTEEKPFKCSECRKSFLQKLHLISHQRSHTGEKPFECSECSKCFSQKSYLVVHQRSHTGKKQFKCSECSKCFSQKSHLVIHQRSHTGEKPFKCSECSKCFSQKSYIVIHQKIHTEEKPFKCSECNKCFSQKSHLVTHQKIHTEEKPFKCSECSKCFSQKSHLVTHQRSHTGEKPFECSECSKCFSHKVSLVIHERSHTGEKPFTCSECSKCFIKKKTLVNHMRSHSEGLNAASVS, encoded by the coding sequence ATGATGAgtcccacaggagagaaaccacacctgtgctctgagtgtgacagaagctttacatataaatcacatcttctcatacatcagaggattcacacaggagagaaaccatttacctgttctgaatgcagcaagtgtttttcccggaaTTCACATCTTGTTATGCATCTGaggagtcacacaggggagaaaccatttaaatgttctgaatgcagcaagtgttttctaAATAAGTCAGAGCTTGTTGTACAtctgaggattcacacaggagaaaaaTCATTTacctgttctgaatgcagcaagtgtttttcccaaaagtcacatcttgttacacatcagaagatTCACACagaagagaaaccatttaaatgttctgaatgcaggaaGTCTTTTTTACAAAAGTTGCATCTTATTagtcatcagaggagtcacacaggagagaaaccatttgaatgttctgaatgcagcaagtgtttttcccagaagtcatatcttgttgtacatcagaggagtcacacaggaaagaaacaatttaaatgttctgaatgcagcaagtgtttttctcaaaagtcacatcttgttatacatcagaggagtcacacaggagagaaaccatttaaatgttctgaatgcagcaagtgtttttcccaaaaGTCATAtattgttatacatcagaaaattcacacagaagagaaaccatttaaatgttctgaatgcaacAAGTGTTTTTCCCAaaagtcacatcttgttacacatcagaagatTCACACagaagagaaaccatttaaatgttctgaatgcagcaagtgtttttcccaaaagtcacatcttgttacacatcagaggagtcacacaggagagaaaccatttgaatgttctgaatgcagcaagtgtttttcccataaggtatctcttgttatacatgagaggagtcacacaggagagaaaccatttacatgttctgaatgcagcaagtgttttattaAGAAGAAAACACTTGTTAATCACATGAGGAGTCACTCTGAGggcctgaatgcagcaagtgtttcatAA